The nucleotide window ATCAGCTTATGATAATGTATGTGTGTGTCTGACATGTATTGCTTTCAAGGAGCTAGAGGTGGTGGATCCTGTGGTTCGAGTATGTTTTAAGGGCAGCGATGGATTGCTCCTAAAGAGTTTTGGGGTCCACCTGGCTAATATGAAAGAGGATCATGGAAGTGGTGAAGACTTGGAACGAGAAAGATATAGGCAGAGCAATGCTAGCATTTCTGATCAGGTGGCTTTGCACGCAGAAGGGGCAGCTGTAGCATCATTAGTATCAGATGACAGCAATTACGGGGAAGTACACGATGATCATCACAATGgggaacaagaacaagaacgaGAACAGGAACCTCGTCTACCAACAGAAAGATTTGAAGACTTGCAAGGCAGAGCAATGTTACGATTTTTGAGGTGCTTTGGAATTACCTGCTTGTGATTTTGGTCACGCACAAGGTTCAGCTAGCTCTAGTATAATCACCATCAAGTACCGATTGAGGCCTTGAAGTACACTATGATTGATCATTAATACTTGGATTTCAGGTATTAATATTCCATGCACATAAACTTGTAATCTGTTGTGATAATTTTTCACTGACCTGCTTTTTCTGCACTCTCTTATTTAGAAGAAGATTTTCGTTTGCCAAAGTTGATCCCAAAAGATGGCAATTGATGGTGAGAGGGGCAGAGGCACCAATTAATCTGTACTCATGTAATGGTCAAATCTCGATCAATCCACACGAACAAGGCTGGGTTTgttcttcaatttcaatttgtgTTTGCTCATTGGTTGTCTGGCGTTTtacttatttttaatttttatctctgGGCTTTTAATTGGTATTGTTTGCTGGCTTTTAGTGCGCTCTGTTTGTTACAAGTGAGAGTGATATAATGATATATATCTTTAAACACTGGACTCATATCTGACATTATTAAACTCAGATGATTTGTATAACATATAATTTTGATATCACTAACTAAAGTAGGGAAACTACCTAAAATACCACTTCAAAATAATGTCCAGCAAAGGCACTTTAGAAATTCCTAAGGCACTTTAGAATGTGTGAATGGGCACTTCACCCGTATGAAAAAATAATGTCCAGCAAACATTCGTAACAGATTTGGAACATGATTCTTTTATTAAGGACAGTTTGAAGTGTGCACATTTCATACATTAGACTTTGAAAAAAAGTAGAAACATGCAATGGGGGGAAGCTCTTACGGAAGCAGCAAATTTGTCACCATGATTTCCAattgcatttttataattttttttttggtttacttTTCTCGCATATATCTGTCCGTTTTTGCTTATTAGTTGATTTATTCATAGTGTAGCTTATATTTCTGAGTTGTATTGATAAAGATTGGGAAAACTCTGGTAATATAGGATTGAAGATGTTGAAATATGAAGATTGAGAACCAAAAATGAATGAATTTTTTTGAGTATGAATGGATTGAGAATTGCAACTTACTTGTTTATGAGTGCAAATTCAATTGTCTTACTCACTAATTGACTTGCTAACAGTCCTAATAGATTTATCAGTTATTACAACTTGTAGTGTAACCATAGTTACTGACAACTAATTATAGACAGTAAGTCTAGTCATAGTTAAGCGTCCTATACTTTAACTCCCCCGCCCTTTCTAACCTGGTTGGCAATAAGAGAATGGAACTCAGAGCAGGGCAAGCCCTTAGTAAAGACATCTGCAAGGTGCTCTGCACTGGAAAGATGGGAATTAATTTCTATAGCTCATTTTGTGATATTTCTAACCTGCTTCCAAGTGCCTTGTGCTGCACTTAAGCATAGCCTGCTTTCATTCTGATTATGAGAAGCTAGAGATCAGGAAATTGGAGTGGTAGAAAGGGGATCTCTTTCCTTGGATCTCCCAAGGCACATGAGGattattgaaaatttaacctCTGTGGCTTTGTTTGCATAAGTAATACTGATTAGCCTCTTTACACGCATTCACGCGCGCAGCATAGTTTCGCACTCAACAGTACTTGAATAAGCATAATTGCTAGGTTGAGTCTTTTGAAAAAGATGACTGTGTTATGAACCAGGATTAAGACAGAGTTGACATGAGACGGTAATGGATGGACGATGGTTATTAAAACCAATGAACCATGATTATTGAAACCAACTTTTATTCTTGAAGCTGCCATTATAGGGTCCTGCCATTGTCTGAATCATCAGCGATTGTGCCTCTATTATAAAAGTTGCCATCACCATACTAATTTCTGCCTCTCTCTTCAATTTTGAGGATTTTTAGTTGTGTGGCTATCATTGCAGTTGTAATGTTAACGAAAGGAGATATTCTTGGCAGTCTCTGCAGACAGAGGAGAAAGCTGCAATGTTGTGATCAACTGTTTTGATAGTGTATTCATCAGTGATATAATTCTAGTACTCTGATCCTTTGCAGAATTCGAATTAATTCTATAGGATTCACCGAAGATCCATATTAGTCTCTTCCTAATTATTAAATGGAACTGACTGCATATATATTTCAGCTTAAGACTGCATATGGAATTCTTTTTGGTATTAAATACCAGTCAGTTTTCGTTGTTGTGTATTTGTGACAAGACAAGCTTGGCATCTATTGCGAAGCTTAACAAAAGTGTGTCAATTGATTTAAGATCTGTTGATtcatgttgtgaacttgtgattagccttattttcttttccaatatTTGGTAGGATTAGGGAAGTTGTCACAAAAAATTAttaagaaattcataattactGCAAATAAACATGACAGAAATGAGTAATGAAGGCAAGAATATCATACGAAGACGGCTAGCTAGGGTTAGAGAGCGCGCGTTGCTCTAATCTTGAATCGTGTTGGATCTTTATTATAGTAACGGATTGAATGGGaaattttttgacatttttaaaCCATGTAGATGGCcataataaatcaataattctcaaaACAAGTTAATGCTATTGTATAAAAAAAGTATTGTCTGATAATAAAAATTAGAGCTCATAAATTGGATCACTTCGCTAGTTTAGATCATGAAATTGATCTCTCTTTAGTTGAGGCTCTTCGCTTCCTACAAGATGTCACCCCAACACCTCCCAATCTGCCCATTATTTACTTCTAATTAATTGTTTTAAAAATAGCATTTAACAGAATCAAACGCCACACCATCTGCATAACAACATAGCATGGGGTTTGAAATGAGTTTAAATAGACCTATATCTCCTCTCCAAGTCACTCTATCTCCTCTCCTCAATAATCTGCTCTCATCTCTCAACCTTATTCAGGTATTACACTTTAATTTCTCTTCTATAATGAAATTTTTTGACGAAATTAGAATGTAATTTAGGTTAGAATTTGGTATTTCTAGATTTCTTGATGTAAGCAATCAAATCTATTGATTTCTAGAAAAAGATATTGAATTTATATTAATAATACCCAAATACCCAATTGCTCATGATAGTAGCAATTTCTTTATTGTGTTGATTGTTTGAGAGTTGAGTTTATTATACTTTTGATTGGGTGTTTTTTAGCTTTTGAGTAAGTTAAATTTGTTTTCCCTTGTGGTGGGGAGGGGTGTGGTGGGGAGGGATGTGGTGGCCTGGTGGGGTGCTCGGGTGTGGTCCTTGTATATTTGAGTTTGACttaagtttgtaatttatacatGGCCAGCAACTTAAGATCGGttgttttcatgttttcttttttctaggttttgtttttaatgatAGATCAACCTCAAAATCCTAAACCACAAAAAGTTCAGAAGAAAGTAAATTcatattttctaaaaaaatgatGTTGTTATGGGTGATATTCCAAGTTCGGTTGTGTTCTGAACCTTCTTGTTTCAATTTTCTATTGTTAGATTTGGGTGACAAAATGCATCttgtggatgatattttgaCAAGTGTTATGCAATTGAGATATTCCATCAAAACAAAGTAaactctgccaaatttttgacaATAATTTTTCTTCCCATCATAAAGTAAATTTAGCACACCTCAAATTTAATTCTTGGTTCCGTGCCTGGCCAAAATTCACAAAAGATCGTACGCTCCTACCTAGCTTCTACCACACTACATGTGAAATTATTTAGAGAATGATATCCTTCATGGGTTGACAACTTGCCACCCATAGAACTGCTGCTTCTCTCCAATAAGAATGCAAGTTTTCGTGGTGAAGGAAGAGCGTCCGCATCGTTACCTAGCATGAAAAGAACTTCAGACATGGTTGGCCGGTCAGCTGGATACTCTTGCAGGCACAAGAAGGCAATCTGAATACATTTCAGAACTTCATTGACGGGGTATGATTCACCAATGGACGAATCAACTATTTGCAAGACCTTACCTTCACTCCACAAGTTCCAAACCTAAAAATAATTTACGTTGAGTAATTAATTAGTGACGATCATTAGGGGGATAAACCTGTTTGCTATCAGAAAAGTATGCTCACATGCCCAACTAAATTTGAGTAAGGATGTTCCTCATGGTAAAAGCCATTATTCTTTCTTCCGGTAATGATTTCTATTAGTAAAACGCCATAGCTATATACATCTGACTTCACCGAAAACCTTCCTTGCATTGCATACTCTGGTGACATATAACCACTGCACAAACGTAAACAAATAGTTGATTATCAAGCTTCTTTCACCAAACAGGAAATTAGCATTTGGATTGTGCAGTATACTGGCAAGCATTATCAAGTCTATATCATCTCACTTGAAGAAATTCACTTACTATGTTCCAACCACACGCTTTGTATTTGCTTCATTTTGATCTCCCTTAAAAATTCTAGCCAtaccaaaatctgcaattttgggGTTCATAGAAGCATCTAGTAGAACATTGCTGGCCTTTAGATCTCGGTGGATAATTCTTAATCTTGAATCTTGGTGAAGATATATAATTCCTCTAGTGATTCCATGGATAATCTCAAAGCGTTTTGTCCAATCTAAAAGTGCTTTGTTGGTTTCGTCTGCAAAGATTAGGCAATTCAGATTAAATTCATGGTTGCTTTGTTTCAAGTGAGAATTTAAgaaataaaaagcaaaaaagaacacatactaaaaataaaaaagtcgaGGCCTTTGTTTGGTAAGTACTCATAGATTAGCATCTTCTCTTCATCTTGAACGCAACAACCTAATATCCTCACAAGGTTGCGATGTTGGAGTTTCGCAATCAACAAAACCTCATTTTTAAACTCTTCAATTCCTTGACCCGAGGTCTTCGATAATCTTTTCACTGCTATTTCCTTTCCATTAAAAAGTACACCCTGCAATAATAATTCATGTTTGACTTATAGAATACTTCAGTAAATTATGAATGTATTACACATTCAGTTCGCTTACACAAAAATATCATATATCCTCATCAAAATGTACTACAATACATGATATAGATAGATGTATATCAACACAAAATTCTGATTTATGATTTGAGAAATTATCTGAGCGAAAAATGTAGTACCTTATAGACGGAGCCAAAACCGCCTGTTCCAAGCTTGTTTGCAAGAGAGAAGTTGTCTGTGGCTGCTGCTATGGTTGTTAGGTCAAAGAATGGCAAATCTGAGCTTATGCTACTTTCAGCAGGTTCCATTCCACCAGTAGATTCGTTGAAGAAGCTAAATGAATATTCATCTCGTCTTCTTTTACCTATCAAATATTTCATTTAGAGCTGGGTGAAATATAATTGTGCTATATATAGAACAAACAGTAAATAACTGAATAATGAATCACTTTTCATGAAATCAAAAAGGGATAGGACCATGAAAAATATGCATCTCAAAAATGAGTGACATGATTACCTTTTCTCTTCATCCTCAGTAACCAATAGACAAGGAAAACTAGTAGAAATAGCGCTAAAACAGATACTAGTGAAATTGCCAGCTTTTCCTTCTTGCTAAGAGAATCATTTGACTTCTTTGCATATTGAgctacaaagaaaataaaaataaaaataaagaacacTATGAACTTAATAAGAAAGATTAGTGAATTAAATAATAAAACGAGGAACATACCAAAGACGGTTGCATCCACTCGTACATATAAA belongs to Rosa chinensis cultivar Old Blush chromosome 4, RchiOBHm-V2, whole genome shotgun sequence and includes:
- the LOC112196876 gene encoding G-type lectin S-receptor-like serine/threonine-protein kinase RKS1 isoform X4; this translates as MQLSQLHKNRKSNKESQPLKNRTVFQIRRSCIDNPVPDTSGVLSINGDGGLVIYGNNRSFPLWSANVTLSSPNNSIAKLLDTGNLVLLENEDSQKVIWQGFDYPTDTMLPLMKIGLDRRSGLNRFLTSWKSKDDPGTGSCSCRLDPSGFPQMILYKDGAPWWRDEVASWVGQSCCTVTILVNNADEVSIMSSAKNNQSNFSRTVLDESGTFRRFTWNDRAQKWTELWSAPIERCDFYGQCGPNGNCDPYVTNTIDCICLPGFEPKSPTDWYSRDGTDGCVKKKGVSTCRNGEKFVNLESMKIPDLSRALVNMNMSMKACKQECLKNCSCVAYSSSDKTGCVTWYGELMDTRVQPSNGQNLYVRVDATVFAQYAKKSNDSLSKKEKLAISLVSVLALFLLVFLVYWLLRMKRKGKRRRDEYSFSFFNESTGGMEPAESSISSDLPFFDLTTIAAATDNFSLANKLGTGGFGSVYKGVLFNGKEIAVKRLSKTSGQGIEEFKNEVLLIAKLQHRNLVRILGCCVQDEEKMLIYEYLPNKGLDFFIFNETNKALLDWTKRFEIIHGITRGIIYLHQDSRLRIIHRDLKASNVLLDASMNPKIADFGMARIFKGDQNEANTKRVVGTYGYMSPEYAMQGRFSVKSDVYSYGVLLIEIITGRKNNGFYHEEHPYSNLVGHVWNLWSEGKVLQIVDSSIGESYPVNEVLKCIQIAFLCLQEYPADRPTMSEVLFMLGNDADALPSPRKLAFLLERSSSSMGGKLSTHEGYHSLNNFTCSVVEAR
- the LOC112196876 gene encoding G-type lectin S-receptor-like serine/threonine-protein kinase RKS1 isoform X3: MQLSQLHKNRKSNKESQPLKNRTVFQIRRSSIKDGDVLVSGREIFALGFFSAGNSSNRYVGVWYNQISNQTVVWVANRDNPVPDTSGVLSINGDGGLVIYGNNRSFPLWSANVTLSSPNNSIAKLLDTGNLVLLENEDSQKVIWQGFDYPTDTMLPLMKIGLDRRSGLNRFLTSWKSKDDPGTGSCSCRLDPSGFPQMILYKDGAPWWRDEVASWVGQSCCTVTILVNNADEVSIMSSAKNNQSNFSRTVLDESGTFRRFTWNDRAQKWTELWSAPIERCDFYGQCGPNGNCDPYVTNTIDCICLPGFEPKSPTDWYSRDGTDGCVKKKGVSTCRNGEKFVNLESMKIPDLSRALVNMNMSMKACKQECLKNCSCVAYSSSDKTGCVTWYGELMDTRVQPSNGQNLYVRVDATVFAQYAKKSNDSLSKKEKLAISLVSVLALFLLVFLVYWLLRMKRKGKRRRDEYSFSFFNESTGGMEPAESSISSDLPFFDLTTIAAATDNFSLANKLGTGGFGSVYKGVLFNGKEIAVKRLSKTSGQGIEEFKNEVLLIAKLQHRNLVRILGCCVQDEEKMLIYEYLPNKGLDFFIFNETNKALLDWTKRFEIIHGITRGIIYLHQDSRLRIIHRDLKASNVLLDASMNPKIADFGMARIFKGDQNEANTKRVVGTYGYMSPEYAMQGRFSVKSDVYSYGVLLIEIITGRKNNGFYHEEHPYSNLVGHVWNLWSEGKVLQIVDSSIGESYPVNEVLKCIQIAFLCLQEYPADRPTMSEVLFMLGNDADALPSPRKLAFLLERSSSSMGGKLSTHEGYHSLNNFTCSVVEAR
- the LOC112196876 gene encoding G-type lectin S-receptor-like serine/threonine-protein kinase RKS1 isoform X5 translates to MLPLMKIGLDRRSGLNRFLTSWKSKDDPGTGSCSCRLDPSGFPQMILYKDGAPWWRDEVASWVGQSCCTVTILVNNADEVSIMSSAKNNQSNFSRTVLDESGTFRRFTWNDRAQKWTELWSAPIERCDFYGQCGPNGNCDPYVTNTIDCICLPGFEPKSPTDWYSRDGTDGCVKKKGVSTCRNGEKFVNLESMKIPDLSRALVNMNMSMKACKQECLKNCSCVAYSSSDKTGCVTWYGELMDTRVQPSNGQNLYVRVDATVFAQYAKKSNDSLSKKEKLAISLVSVLALFLLVFLVYWLLRMKRKGKRRRDEYSFSFFNESTGGMEPAESSISSDLPFFDLTTIAAATDNFSLANKLGTGGFGSVYKGVLFNGKEIAVKRLSKTSGQGIEEFKNEVLLIAKLQHRNLVRILGCCVQDEEKMLIYEYLPNKGLDFFIFNETNKALLDWTKRFEIIHGITRGIIYLHQDSRLRIIHRDLKASNVLLDASMNPKIADFGMARIFKGDQNEANTKRVVGTYGYMSPEYAMQGRFSVKSDVYSYGVLLIEIITGRKNNGFYHEEHPYSNLVGHVWNLWSEGKVLQIVDSSIGESYPVNEVLKCIQIAFLCLQEYPADRPTMSEVLFMLGNDADALPSPRKLAFLLERSSSSMGGKLSTHEGYHSLNNFTCSVVEAR